CCTCATCGACGTTTTTTAAACGAGAGCCATCAGGATAGGGCGTCATCGAACCATAATGAACGAAAATGCCATAGCTTTTATGGGCATAAGCATCACGGTTCTCGGTAGTGGATGTGGCACTCTGGCCGTAACCTAGTGCCGGCATAACAAGCAAGGAAAACAAAACTGACATCAGACGACCTCCGAAAACTACTTTTCGAGATTGATTTGATTGTGTTTGTTCGGTTTGAGGCGTGGCGGTTTTCATGGTGACCTTTTTTGTTGAGTGTAATATTTGACTTAAATCGTTCGCGGTTGACTGGTTTTCAGTCGTTTTTGGTTTCTACTTCATGGTTCAGGCGGCGTTCCGCGGCAAAAGCTTCAACCATACTTCTTGACGAAGAACTCAGAGGCTTCGTCGAACGCTACAAACACGCCGCGCCAAAGTTCACAACGGGGCTGAATATAATATCCTTGAAGGCTTGACCGTCTTTCAGCTACCCGAAGAACCCGTCGGAGAATGCGAACCACCAACATGCTCGAACGACAGGCCAGAGAAATCAAACGTCGCACGCATGTTGCTTTATCGATGAAACCTTCGGCTTTCCTCACAACAAGCGGTACTAAAAAGTGGAACGGTTCACTGGGGAAAATCGGTAGACGATTGAGATGCTTTGCCTTTGGGTGACACGTCATCATTATTTTGCCCCCACGCTATGGATGATGTAACCTTTTCAAGGTCCAAGGTAACGAAACAATGTTCAAACTTCCGGGTATAGACATATCCATCCTTGACAGCTTTGCCTAAGGGTTTTCCCATTTCTTTATCAAAGTCTTCATGGTACTCCATTAATACATCTGCGCCCCATAATCCATTTCCAGCCCAACGATAATAGGTGTTTTCATGAGCTACAATTAGATAGGCCGCATGACTAAAAGTATGGTCGGTACCCCAGATGCCGTCGTTGTCATTAGCCGAAAAAAGAATCATAACCTTATCGTTTGGTACGGTCATACAAGTGTCGATCATCATTTGCGCTGCGTCCTTCGTATCCAGTTCTCTTCTGAACCAGCTATCTACAAATACACCAGCACAATGCTCAAGAAAGTCCGGGCCAGTCTTGAAACTTGTCTCTCCCTTGGGATTAAATCCATTCATCAGTGACAATCCATGCATCCGCTCCATAATGCTTTTTGCCTGCTCCCCATTCCTGCTGTAAACCCCCTCAAGGCCATCGATAAAAACCCCCTCAAGTTCACTACTGTCCACAAGGGTATTCATCGTTTCAACATACCAGTCATTGCGTGCAGAATTGTTGAGATCCCAATCGTATTTACCGTTACCTATTTTAGTTGCCCACTCCGGGTGGACTGCGAGTGCCTCTTTTGTTGATTCATTCCATGCTGGATAAGCTCTCCGGATACTATAGATTGTGATAGGTTTACACCTTGGGTTGAGCGACTTTAAATGAGCCGCCTCATCCATACTGGATTTCTCATGTGAGGGATTGCCATACCTACGGTTCAAATGTGTTTTCTCAAAACAGAAAATCTCGTGGTGATCCCTGATAAACTCATATTGTTTCTGAGTAAATCCACTAGAAGCAGACGTATGACCGTAAAGACGAGTTTTTTTCCACTCGCCAGCATAGCCGGGTTGTGCCTGAATGGGCGTCGTTGCATTGACGGTCAATAAGAGCACAATGAAGTTAACGGTTGTTCTTAAAGTTCTCATTTCTACTACTTCAATTAGGCTTCATTGTTGAATCACAATAAGCTGGAAATGGAGGCCTAAAGCCCCCATTTCCTTGAGCATGAGCTAGTAAAACCATACAGCGAATTGTGGCCTTTGAGACGGGTTATGGATGGTTGACAAAGGAAACGTCTCCCAGTTCAACGCTCAATTTCAGTTCATCGCCCTTTTTCAAATTCACAGAACGGTAGCGGTTGCCGTAGGTTGAATCGCTTACCGCTTCGGGGCTACTGGCGGTCAGCTGAGAGACTTCACCCGGGAACTTGAGGTCGAACTCGTTATCGCGCATGGCGGTCAATGTTAGTTCAATCGACTTCGTTTCCATATCCCAGCGCATCGATACGCGGGCACCGGTGCGCGTCAGCATGCCATCGAACTCACCCGTCGACCACTCGGTCGGCAGCGCCGGAAGGATGCGCAGCATGTTGGCAGTGGACCCACACAGCATCTCAATCACCGCCGCCGGAATACCACAATTGGAATCGATCTGGAACGGGGCAACGGCTCTTGTTTTTACACCCACGTCTCGCAAGCCGTCATGATAGGTAAACAGGTTTTCGCCAACAAAGTTGCTCGCTAAAATATTCAGTGCATCCATTGCACGCTTCCCGTCCCCGAGGCGGGCGTAAACATTCGCCATGTGAGCCATCGACCAACCAGTCTGAGACTGCAGTCCGATCACCAAACGTTTCTCAATCGCCACTCGGCAGGCTTCATAGATTTCAGGATTTGATTCTTCGGTCACCTCTGTGCCAGGGAATACCGGATAAACATGTGATTGATGGCGGTGCTCGTAATTATCTTTGAAATCGGGATGCATCCACTCGCAGATCGCGCCGTCTTCGTTCACCTGATACTCCGGCATGTCGGCAAGCATCTGTTTCCAGCGTTTCACACCATCCTGCTCGATATCGAGCAGCTCGCAGGCCTCGATGAGATTGGTAAAGACCTCCTTGGAAATCGCGAACGCGATCGTCGAGTTCATCTGTACCTTGACTCGATCCCTCATCATGTTGCTGGCTACGTTTTCCGGAGACTGCGACGGGAAGAGCATGTTTTTCCCGTCCTCACCTTTCACGATGTAATCCTCATAAAACAGGGCAACCTCTTTCATGAAGGGAACCGCGCGGGTTCTCAGGAATTCCTCATCGCCGGTAAAGAGATAATAGTCATAGTAAAAGGAGGCCAGCCACCCAGCGGCGTCCGTCCAATGAATCACATGCGGTGACGTATGATGCAACACGCCCGAGTCGGGAGACATAAACGGCGGAATATAAATTCCTCGGCACCCCCATAGCTGTTTTGCGTTGTACCGAAATTCATCCAGGTGGGCATCAAAGTAGTCGTAAAACGCCATCATGGAATCTTCGATATTGCCGGGCAACGCCTGCCAATAGGCCATCTGTAGGTTTTCATTGATACCGTACAACCCATTCCACGCCGGATAGTAATCCCCGTTCCAAATGCCCTGCAGCCCCATCGGGATACTGCCGCCGCGGCTACCGGAAACCAAAAGATAACGCCCATAGTCAAACAGCTTCTGAACCAATTCCCTGGACGCTGGATTCTCACGAACATCCAGAAGCAATTGTTCATTCGAGGTATCCAGATTGCTGGTCAGCGTGAGCTCCATAGCATTGAATTTCGCACGGTGCATCTTCGCGTGACGGCTAAACAGTTCCTGATAGGAACCGGATAACGCACCCAGCTGTTTTTTCAAACGCGGTACAGCGGTATTGCTTGGTTCATTCGCAAAGAATCCAATCATCAGAACCACCTCATCCGCTCCGGAAAATTGAATGCCCCCATCGCTTGCGTCCACCTTTCCGTTTGTGTTGAGTACGCGCAACACACCACCAAACTCCCCACCGTCGGAACCATCCGCGCGAAATTCAACAAAGTCGCCATCCACGATGGTCTTATACGTAAATCCCGGTTTCGTAGGTCTACCTCTCCGGTCCAAGGAGTCTTTCAAGTCGTGAATATCCAAGGTAACACGACCGTTTACGTTCCCCGACTTATCAGCCGTGATCGACATCACGGAAACATCATCCGGAATCGAGACAAACAGCTTTCTGGAAAAGCGAGAATCGCCAGCGCTCCATGCCACCTCGATCTCACCGGTCTCAAAATCAACCGTACGAGCATAGTCCTCGGCCTTCGTCTCCGTGTCCGTCGTAACGAGCATATCAAAGGCCGGATGGCAGCGTGCGTTGGATCCCTTGAACCCCTGTTTTCTTATGGTTGACGAATAATATCCGTTGGCTTCGGAATATTTTCCCGCTAGCATCAGCTTCCGCACCACATCCAACTCGCCTGACATATCCGGAAGGTCATCGTTCCGCCCGCCGACCCAAAGCTCGTTGTGATTGAACAATATGCGTTCCGCATCCACGGAGCCATAGACGAGTGCACCCACCTGCCCGTTACCGGCCGGCAACGCATCCTGCCACCGCTCAGAGGGTTTCGTCATCGTCA
The Novipirellula aureliae DNA segment above includes these coding regions:
- a CDS encoding putative glycoside hydrolase, which encodes MRTLRTTVNFIVLLLTVNATTPIQAQPGYAGEWKKTRLYGHTSASSGFTQKQYEFIRDHHEIFCFEKTHLNRRYGNPSHEKSSMDEAAHLKSLNPRCKPITIYSIRRAYPAWNESTKEALAVHPEWATKIGNGKYDWDLNNSARNDWYVETMNTLVDSSELEGVFIDGLEGVYSRNGEQAKSIMERMHGLSLMNGFNPKGETSFKTGPDFLEHCAGVFVDSWFRRELDTKDAAQMMIDTCMTVPNDKVMILFSANDNDGIWGTDHTFSHAAYLIVAHENTYYRWAGNGLWGADVLMEYHEDFDKEMGKPLGKAVKDGYVYTRKFEHCFVTLDLEKVTSSIAWGQNNDDVSPKGKASQSSTDFPQ
- a CDS encoding glycoside hydrolase family 95 protein, coding for MVKNMVLLGTLGIAFLAQGAEPAYRRGMTMTKPSERWQDALPAGNGQVGALVYGSVDAERILFNHNELWVGGRNDDLPDMSGELDVVRKLMLAGKYSEANGYYSSTIRKQGFKGSNARCHPAFDMLVTTDTETKAEDYARTVDFETGEIEVAWSAGDSRFSRKLFVSIPDDVSVMSITADKSGNVNGRVTLDIHDLKDSLDRRGRPTKPGFTYKTIVDGDFVEFRADGSDGGEFGGVLRVLNTNGKVDASDGGIQFSGADEVVLMIGFFANEPSNTAVPRLKKQLGALSGSYQELFSRHAKMHRAKFNAMELTLTSNLDTSNEQLLLDVRENPASRELVQKLFDYGRYLLVSGSRGGSIPMGLQGIWNGDYYPAWNGLYGINENLQMAYWQALPGNIEDSMMAFYDYFDAHLDEFRYNAKQLWGCRGIYIPPFMSPDSGVLHHTSPHVIHWTDAAGWLASFYYDYYLFTGDEEFLRTRAVPFMKEVALFYEDYIVKGEDGKNMLFPSQSPENVASNMMRDRVKVQMNSTIAFAISKEVFTNLIEACELLDIEQDGVKRWKQMLADMPEYQVNEDGAICEWMHPDFKDNYEHRHQSHVYPVFPGTEVTEESNPEIYEACRVAIEKRLVIGLQSQTGWSMAHMANVYARLGDGKRAMDALNILASNFVGENLFTYHDGLRDVGVKTRAVAPFQIDSNCGIPAAVIEMLCGSTANMLRILPALPTEWSTGEFDGMLTRTGARVSMRWDMETKSIELTLTAMRDNEFDLKFPGEVSQLTASSPEAVSDSTYGNRYRSVNLKKGDELKLSVELGDVSFVNHP